The Salvia miltiorrhiza cultivar Shanhuang (shh) chromosome 1, IMPLAD_Smil_shh, whole genome shotgun sequence genome has a window encoding:
- the LOC131014052 gene encoding LRR receptor-like serine/threonine-protein kinase EFR, translated as MDTFPTLLLLLILFSCVSLSAAHNITQIKSDEYILLAFKSHITLDPSNILKNNWTSGTSFCTWIGVTCDSRRSRVTKLNISDMGLEGSIPQEIGNLSSLAYLDMSGNSFHGRLPKDICSHNNLQRLKLLDLSSNKLQGDIPSSLYQCPQLESIDLSRNSFGGYVPAQISNITLLKELDLGVNNLRDFGVNGKATALASNDILQFLSNMMNT; from the exons ATGGATACATTTCCCACCCTTCTTTTGCTTCTCATATTGTTTTCTTGTGTTAGCCTCTCTGCTGCACACAACATAACTCAAATCAAAAGTGATGAATATATACTTCTTGCCTTCAAATCCCACATCACTTTGGATCCTtccaatattttgaaaaataattggacCAGTGGAACCTCATTTTGCACATGGATAGGAGTTACTTGTGATTCGCGTCGTAGCAGGGTCACTAAATTAAATATCTCTGATATGGGACTCGAAGGAAGCATTCCACAGGAAATTGGAAATCTTTCTTCACTCGCTTATCTTGATATGAGTGGAAACTCTTTTCATG GTCGGCTACCAAAGGACATTTGCAGTCACAATAAccttcaaagactcaaactacttGACTTGTCGTCTAACAAATTGCAAGGAGATATACCGTCAAGTTTGTACCAATGTCCACAACTTGAAAGTATCGACTTGTCACGCAACAGCTTTGGTGGATATGTGCCTGCACAAATTTCGAATATCacactgcttaaggaattagaCCTTGGTGTGAACAATTTGAGAG ATTTTGGGGTAAATGGCAAAGCTACGGCTCTTGCGTCTAATGATATTCTGCAGTTCCTCAGTAACATGATGAATACATAG